The genomic stretch ACGCCAGAATCGGGCTGTTGATGCGAAAATAATGCTCTAACGCGATTTCAGGGTTACAGGTCACCCGGAACGCCATATGAAGGCGCAGCCTCTGGTGATACGGCTCGTAGCAGGTAGTCCTCACGCTGAGGTCGATAGGCCTCCCACAAGCCATAAAGTTTCCCGACCGGATCAGAATCGTCCCAATCCACTCTGAGATCTACTTCAGGCCAGGAGTGGCGGCAGGCAACTAAAACTGCAGCTGAGTGCACCGGTCCCTGTTCGCCTCCGGCATCAATGCCGGCAAGCAGCGAACGAATTAATGACTCTGCAAGATTGAGTCCGCTCTTTCGACTGCAAAATGCCGATACCATCGCCGGCGGCACCGATTCGTTCGCCAAAAGGTTGCCTGCGGCAATGCAATCTTCCCCGGTAGCAACCGCATTTGTCCCCAGTATATGCTTTCCTGTGTAGTGGGCTATCGTGCCGCCTGTGTCAACCACCGTCAATTGACGGTAGTTGATGCTCGGACTGGCACTGACCGTAGCATCAAGTGCGGTTTTTGCATCAACACCAGATTGAATCAGATCCAGAATCGCGTTTCCCAAGGTGGGGTCAGTAATGTTTTGCGTCGCAACCGCGCCCACACCGGCACGAACCCACGGACATCTGCTGCCGACAGCAATACTTGAAGTCGTTATCGCAACACCGACTGCTCCACTTTCCCGATCGAAAGCGACAATTGAGAACGTCATTGGGAAGCCTGCGATCGTGTCGTGAATTGCAGTTCCTGGACATCGAAAAATGAATCTTGCGCGTAAGGCGTTCGAATTTCAATTTTGTCTTTG from Acidiferrobacterales bacterium encodes the following:
- a CDS encoding DUF1028 domain-containing protein, coding for MTFSIVAFDRESGAVGVAITTSSIAVGSRCPWVRAGVGAVATQNITDPTLGNAILDLIQSGVDAKTALDATVSASPSINYRQLTVVDTGGTIAHYTGKHILGTNAVATGEDCIAAGNLLANESVPPAMVSAFCSRKSGLNLAESLIRSLLAGIDAGGEQGPVHSAAVLVACRHSWPEVDLRVDWDDSDPVGKLYGLWEAYRPQREDYLLRAVSPEAAPSYGVPGDL